From one Salmo salar chromosome ssa09, Ssal_v3.1, whole genome shotgun sequence genomic stretch:
- the LOC106612060 gene encoding tyrosine-protein kinase ITK/TSK isoform X1, whose amino-acid sequence MLPTVILKGTLIKKSQQKRRTSPCNYKERLFVLDTQDLTYSEQRPGKKPIQKGCIELSRIKCVEIVCSEAPIPCSNKYPFQVVHDNCYLYIFAPDNDCRQRWVRALKEETKCNALLLKYHPNFWMEGRWRCCYQTEKMATGCQEYDPVGYGTASKKPLPPTPDTQRRLSDPGQSVVVALQNYSPHGDTELALHKDQEYILTDSSHHDWWTVQDHRGNTGFVPCTYIAEKSCNNFNRFEWYNKDITRGRAEELLMTEGKEGAFMVRDSRCAGVYTVSVFTKAPGSNGQKNPRVKHYQIRQSEAEETSKFYLAEKYLFMTIPELIQYHQHNAAGLITRLRHPISQGRENFQSPAELSKGQWEVDPAELILGEEVGSGQFGLVLQGRWRERRVAVKMIREGAMSEEDFKEEARVMTMLSHCKLVQLYGVCTQHSPMCLMFELMEQGCLSDYLRARRGRMSQDTLLGMCLDVSEGMAYLESNNFIHRDLAARNCLVSCNNVVKVSDFGMTRFVLDDQYTSSQGSKFPIKWSSPEVIKYCKFSSKSDVWSFGVFMWEVYTEGRLPYENRSNGEVVEALNAGLRLLKPRQAPEAVHLLMEWCWKEKPEDRPSFALLLHELASLSDL is encoded by the exons atgctccccacagtaatcttGAAGGGGACTCTCATCAAGAAGTCTCAGCAGAAGCGAAGGACGTCGCCCTGTAATTACAAGGAAAGGTTATTTGTCTTGGACACCCAGGACCTGACCTATTCTGAACAGCGCCCTGGG AAAAAGCCCATCCAGAAAGGCTGCATTGAGCTCTCCAGGATCAAGTGTGTGGAGATAGTGTGCAGTGAAGCCCCAATCCCCTGCAGCAACAAGTACCCCTTCCAG GTTGTCCACGACAACTGCTACCTGTACATCTTCGCCCCAGACAACGACTGTCGTCAGAGATGGGTCCGAGCTCTGAAGGAGG AGACCAAGTGCAACGCATTACTCCTGAAGTATCACCCCAACTTCTGGAtggaggggaggtggaggtgcTGTTACCAGACAGAGAAGATGGCGACAGGATGTCAGGAGTACGACCCTGTGGGATACGGTACAG CTTCCAAGAAGCCTCTCCCTCCAACCCCGGACACACAG CGGCGGCTCTCCGACCCGGGCCAGAGTGTGGTGGTTGCGCTACAGAACTACAGTCCCCATGGAGACACAGAGCTGGCCCTTCACAAAGACCAGGAGTACATCCTGACTGACAGCTCCCACCATGATTGGTGGACCGTACAGGACCACAGAGG AAACACAGGTTTTGTACCTTGCACTTATATAGCGGAAAAATCCTGCAACAACTTCAACAGATTTGA ATGGTACAACAAAGACATAACGAGAGGGAGAGCTGAGGAACTCCTGATGACAGAG GGTAAGGAAGGAGCCTTTATGGTGCGAGACTCCAGGTGTGCAGGTGTCTAcactgtgtctgtcttcactaaAGCCCCAGG ATCCAACGGGCAGAAGAACCCGCGGGTGAAGCACTACCAGATCAGACAGTCAGAGGCAGAGGAGACGTCCAAGTTTTACCTGGCAGAGAAATACCTGTTCATGACTATTCCTGAACTCATCCAGTACCACCAACACAACGCTGCAG GTCTGATCACGCGACTGAGGCATCCCATCTCTCAGGGTAGAGAGAACTTTCAGAGCCCTGCAGAACTCTCAAAAG gtcagtgGGAGGTGGACCCGGCAGAGCTGATCCTGGGTGAGGAAGTGGGCAGCGGTCAGTTTGGCCTGGTACTCCAGGGGCGGTGGAGGGAGCGCAGGGTAGCTGTGAAGATGATCCGGGAGGGAGCCATGTCTGAGGAGGACTTTAAAGAGGAGGCCAGGGTCATGAC GATGCTGTCCCACTGTAAGCTGGTACAGCTGTATGGTGTGTGTACCCAGCATTCTCCCATGTGTCTGATGTTTGAGTTGATGGAGCAGGGCTGCCTGTCGGACTACCTCCGAGCCAGGAGGGGGCGTATGTCCCAGGACACCCTACTGGGGATGTGTCTGGACGTCAGTGAAGGGATGGCATACCTGGAGAGCAATAACTTCATCCACAGAGACCTG GCAGCCAGAAACTGTCTGGTCTCCTGCAACAACGTGGTGAAGGTGTCTGATTTTGGAATGACCAG GTTTGTTCTAGATGACCAGTACACCAGCTCCCAGGGCTCCAAGTTCCCCATCAAGTGGTCTTCTCCTGAGGTCATCAAGTACTGCAAGTTCAGCAGCAAGTCTGACGTCTGGTCCTTTG gtgtgttTATGTGGGAGGTGTATACTGAGGGGCGTCTGCCCTATGAGAACCGGTCTAATGGTGAGGTGGTGGAGGCCCTGAATGCAGGCCTGAGGCTGCTGAAACCCAGACAGGCCCCAGAGGCTGTGCACCTCCTCATGGAGTGGTGCTGGAAGGAG AAACCAGAGGACCGTCCATCCTTTGCTCTCCTGCTGCACgagctggcctctctctcagaCCTCTGA
- the LOC106612060 gene encoding tyrosine-protein kinase ITK/TSK isoform X2: MLPTVILKGTLIKKSQQKRRTSPCNYKERLFVLDTQDLTYSEQRPGKKPIQKGCIELSRIKCVEIVCSEAPIPCSNKYPFQVVHDNCYLYIFAPDNDCRQRWVRALKEETKCNALLLKYHPNFWMEGRWRCCYQTEKMATGCQEYDPVGYASKKPLPPTPDTQRRLSDPGQSVVVALQNYSPHGDTELALHKDQEYILTDSSHHDWWTVQDHRGNTGFVPCTYIAEKSCNNFNRFEWYNKDITRGRAEELLMTEGKEGAFMVRDSRCAGVYTVSVFTKAPGSNGQKNPRVKHYQIRQSEAEETSKFYLAEKYLFMTIPELIQYHQHNAAGLITRLRHPISQGRENFQSPAELSKGQWEVDPAELILGEEVGSGQFGLVLQGRWRERRVAVKMIREGAMSEEDFKEEARVMTMLSHCKLVQLYGVCTQHSPMCLMFELMEQGCLSDYLRARRGRMSQDTLLGMCLDVSEGMAYLESNNFIHRDLAARNCLVSCNNVVKVSDFGMTRFVLDDQYTSSQGSKFPIKWSSPEVIKYCKFSSKSDVWSFGVFMWEVYTEGRLPYENRSNGEVVEALNAGLRLLKPRQAPEAVHLLMEWCWKEKPEDRPSFALLLHELASLSDL, translated from the exons atgctccccacagtaatcttGAAGGGGACTCTCATCAAGAAGTCTCAGCAGAAGCGAAGGACGTCGCCCTGTAATTACAAGGAAAGGTTATTTGTCTTGGACACCCAGGACCTGACCTATTCTGAACAGCGCCCTGGG AAAAAGCCCATCCAGAAAGGCTGCATTGAGCTCTCCAGGATCAAGTGTGTGGAGATAGTGTGCAGTGAAGCCCCAATCCCCTGCAGCAACAAGTACCCCTTCCAG GTTGTCCACGACAACTGCTACCTGTACATCTTCGCCCCAGACAACGACTGTCGTCAGAGATGGGTCCGAGCTCTGAAGGAGG AGACCAAGTGCAACGCATTACTCCTGAAGTATCACCCCAACTTCTGGAtggaggggaggtggaggtgcTGTTACCAGACAGAGAAGATGGCGACAGGATGTCAGGAGTACGACCCTGTGGGATACG CTTCCAAGAAGCCTCTCCCTCCAACCCCGGACACACAG CGGCGGCTCTCCGACCCGGGCCAGAGTGTGGTGGTTGCGCTACAGAACTACAGTCCCCATGGAGACACAGAGCTGGCCCTTCACAAAGACCAGGAGTACATCCTGACTGACAGCTCCCACCATGATTGGTGGACCGTACAGGACCACAGAGG AAACACAGGTTTTGTACCTTGCACTTATATAGCGGAAAAATCCTGCAACAACTTCAACAGATTTGA ATGGTACAACAAAGACATAACGAGAGGGAGAGCTGAGGAACTCCTGATGACAGAG GGTAAGGAAGGAGCCTTTATGGTGCGAGACTCCAGGTGTGCAGGTGTCTAcactgtgtctgtcttcactaaAGCCCCAGG ATCCAACGGGCAGAAGAACCCGCGGGTGAAGCACTACCAGATCAGACAGTCAGAGGCAGAGGAGACGTCCAAGTTTTACCTGGCAGAGAAATACCTGTTCATGACTATTCCTGAACTCATCCAGTACCACCAACACAACGCTGCAG GTCTGATCACGCGACTGAGGCATCCCATCTCTCAGGGTAGAGAGAACTTTCAGAGCCCTGCAGAACTCTCAAAAG gtcagtgGGAGGTGGACCCGGCAGAGCTGATCCTGGGTGAGGAAGTGGGCAGCGGTCAGTTTGGCCTGGTACTCCAGGGGCGGTGGAGGGAGCGCAGGGTAGCTGTGAAGATGATCCGGGAGGGAGCCATGTCTGAGGAGGACTTTAAAGAGGAGGCCAGGGTCATGAC GATGCTGTCCCACTGTAAGCTGGTACAGCTGTATGGTGTGTGTACCCAGCATTCTCCCATGTGTCTGATGTTTGAGTTGATGGAGCAGGGCTGCCTGTCGGACTACCTCCGAGCCAGGAGGGGGCGTATGTCCCAGGACACCCTACTGGGGATGTGTCTGGACGTCAGTGAAGGGATGGCATACCTGGAGAGCAATAACTTCATCCACAGAGACCTG GCAGCCAGAAACTGTCTGGTCTCCTGCAACAACGTGGTGAAGGTGTCTGATTTTGGAATGACCAG GTTTGTTCTAGATGACCAGTACACCAGCTCCCAGGGCTCCAAGTTCCCCATCAAGTGGTCTTCTCCTGAGGTCATCAAGTACTGCAAGTTCAGCAGCAAGTCTGACGTCTGGTCCTTTG gtgtgttTATGTGGGAGGTGTATACTGAGGGGCGTCTGCCCTATGAGAACCGGTCTAATGGTGAGGTGGTGGAGGCCCTGAATGCAGGCCTGAGGCTGCTGAAACCCAGACAGGCCCCAGAGGCTGTGCACCTCCTCATGGAGTGGTGCTGGAAGGAG AAACCAGAGGACCGTCCATCCTTTGCTCTCCTGCTGCACgagctggcctctctctcagaCCTCTGA